CATACGAGTGTTTAGTTTCTCACAGCTGCTTTTTCTGTCTTCAACGTACAGTTGACAAGTCGGACTACATGGTGGGAAGCTACGGCCCGAGGCCCGGCGAGGAGTACGAGTTCCTCACCACCATGGAGGAGTCGCCCAAAGGCATGCTGGCCCGCGGCACCTACAACATCAAGTCTAAGTTCACCGATGACGACAAGCACGATCATCTGTCCTGGGAGTGGAGCCTCAACATCAAGAAAGAGTGGAAGGACTGACTCGCCTGCTCGCCCATCCACGTCTTCCACTTCTCCTTTCTGTCATTCCATGCTTCCTCCTTtgaattcgttttttttttttttttttgtcctcttaaGCGTTTGCTCTCTCCGTCcaacagtcttttttttttttcgattccAGTAACCTCATTATTCCTCCAATGATAATGCTTAATTTGTTTGCTTACACATCTTCTGATAAGtattaaatcctttaaaaaaaaaaaaatggagaaagCAATGTGCACGAcctagattttttttccttttattgtttgtttatacaaaaaaaaaatatccgtAAAACATGTTACCTGTTTTTGATTTCCTCcgctctttccttcttccttttatTTTCGCCCTGTTTTGTACGATCACCGCGATCTGCCTTGGACAGCGTCGTACAGGAGGCAGTAGTGCTGCACGTGCGCGCTCGCTGTACCGTCTTTGTTCAATCACTGCTGGACACAGCTCTGGGATCCAGTCCTTCTAAAGCCTCTGAGCAGATCAGCCTCACCACGGTCTTGTTAAATTATTTGGAATTAAGTCTAGCTCTCTTTCCAATAGCTTATCATCAGACCAGTGTGCTTTAGTCGCGGCTGGTCCTCTCCTCATCAGGGTATAGTGGCAGTTAGCAGCCATGTGGCCTTAACAGCAACTATTAGGACGAGACGGTCAACTtagttgagccattttgccttcagattaaatttttttatacaTGAGCCTATTTTAACACAACTTGTAACACTCGGGCAGGGAAACAGGACCAATGTCTTTATTTCACATGTAGGAGCTGGATTTCATCAGACTTCATTTCGGGGCTTGATGTGGTGGAACTCTAAAGTCCATTTGTATCAGCCGTGGCCCCGTGTCCGCTCATCTCGGGAGGTGTCTCCACAGCCCCTCTTTAACGTGAACACAGCTCCCGTGCTCATGTCGTGTTACTCCGATGACCACTGCTGACTCTGCATCCTTGAGGTGAGACATGGTCTGCAACCGACCACTGGATCAGTATAGGAACCTCAGCCCATGGTTAACTCATCCTGCCACGAGAAAGGGTTATCCTGgctttttataaataaatatatacactcCATAAGTCAGTGACGCCTATATGGCCTCGTTCAGCTTTCTTGTGTCATGGACTGAGGGTTTTTCTCGGGGGTTGATTTATTGTGCAGCATTTGTATTACCCACAGTTTACTGATCGCCTGTGTTCACATTAAAGTGTTTAGACTtggagtatgtgtgtgtgtcctgctTTAGAGCCTCCATGAGCACTATGTTTTTGAACtaattcaacaacaacaacaaaaaggatCATCAATGCATTTATTGTAATAAACATTTAAGTGACCCATAACAAGACCCACACCGTGACACCGAGCACCTTCAGCTTGCAACACATGCTTTCACCGTAGAGGCACTGACATCTATTTCAGTTACCAATGTAAACAATACATCAAATTGATCTCGTACTGCTCTTTTTGGTAAATGCCCACCTGGATGTGTCCAGTGAATTTAAATCTGCTCCAAACGCATGAGAAATAGATTCACCTGCTTTCAAaattgcttttttctttaaattctgGTTATTACATGCTGCAGATGCCTTTAAAGCCAGTGGAGGATTGTGTTTTTGAATGTATTTGGCTTAAATAACTGGCACGTGTTACATTTTCTCAAGCATCGGTAAATGTAAGTTAAAAATGCACCTTCTGTTTGGATCATTTTCAGTAGCAGACAGTCAAAAGGCATTTCTCTTTAGCAAAATTCAGTAGTCTCCTCTTCAaagagcaaaaacaaaacatcgaGCCTTCAGTCAACAGCGGCCAAAGGTTACACAAAAGGCAAGGTAATTTTAAGGAAAATCAGTAGTTTCAGTGCATTTAGTAGCAGTAGTCGTGGCGCGCCAGTTCATTTGTTGGTCTTTCTGCTCTTGCTGGAGTTCACGTCACTTTTAGTTTTCTGAAGTCGGGAGAAGATCTCTTTGAACAGCGCCTTGTACTCGGGCGTGTTCTGGCTGAGCCGCTTGTCCACCTGCTCCACCTGCCGGCTGATCCCCTCCAGGGCCTCGGGGGTGGACGGGGTCTGAGGGGGCGTGGGAGGGCGGGCGGCGGCCCCGGCCCCAGACGTGGACGGCTCCATGCAGATCATGCTGTACTCCTTCATGGAGGGGTCTCTGGAGACGGGCCGGGAGGTCTGCACGCCGGCGTGGCACTGGCCGTCCTCGTGGCGCCGGCACTTCCCCAGCAGCTCCTCGTACTTCTCCAGCAGGGCGTGGTACTGCTCGTCCACCTCCCGCAGGATGGACATGCCGCGCTTGCGTGAGCCGTTGCTGTAACTGCCCTGTCGTCGTCCAGAGGTGGCCGACATGGAGTTTAGCGCCGTGTCGCTGCAGCTCTTCCGCACCGGGCCTTCGCCGCCCTCCTGCAGGCCCGTGTCCTCTTCTGGGGTGTCGGTCTCAGGCCCGTTGCTGAGCAGCGTCTCCAGCCCGTCCTCCACATCCCCGATCAGACACAGCCGGGACTTCCTGAGCTGCTGCATCTCCTGGAGTTCGGCCTCCAGCTCCTGGACCCGCAGATGGCAGCCCTCTGCGCCCAAGAGACGCTGCTCTAGGCTCTCGAACTCCTGCAGGACGGTGGCACACTCCCTCTCCACGCTCTCCCGCCTGGCCCGCTCCGAGGCCATGGCTGCGTGCAGGGACGACACAATGCCTTTCAGGCGCTCATTTTCCTCATCCGGTGGCCGTTTCTCCACCAAATCTACACTTCCAGGATTGGCCAGGAGGAAACCGTCCTCATACCTGACAAAAAAGTGTAATGTCAAAGGATTAGAGTCAATAATATACACTTTAACTGTAGCATACAATACTGGAATGTCTTTattggcagaggtgtcaaaagtattcacattcattactcaggtagaagtatagatactagagtttaaaaatactcctgtagaagttgaagtatcaactcaagtttcttactcaagtaaaagtataaaagtactggtttcaaaactaaaagtataaaagtaaaagtaattaagggggaaaaaagccattgaaaatgaatgcatcttagtataatgcaaatatactaaagaaccatatatgtgtactattgagcattaacatgtgtttcagagagcatgagatatgatgactagttaactataagtattgtaatggtgcaaaaagt
This window of the Cololabis saira isolate AMF1-May2022 chromosome 21, fColSai1.1, whole genome shotgun sequence genome carries:
- the cdr2l gene encoding cerebellar degeneration-related protein 2-like, which codes for MLRAGRMEEFVTEEEEPWYDQRDLEQDLHLAAELGKTLLERNKELEDSLQQMYINNDEQVHEIEYLSKQLEMLREVNEQHAKVYEQLDVTARGLEITNEKLVLESKTSQQKIDRLTGTMETLHGQVESLTVRLEELHTLEELWMHREKKERRKTVQSFPCLKELCTAPRYEDGFLLANPGSVDLVEKRPPDEENERLKGIVSSLHAAMASERARRESVERECATVLQEFESLEQRLLGAEGCHLRVQELEAELQEMQQLRKSRLCLIGDVEDGLETLLSNGPETDTPEEDTGLQEGGEGPVRKSCSDTALNSMSATSGRRQGSYSNGSRKRGMSILREVDEQYHALLEKYEELLGKCRRHEDGQCHAGVQTSRPVSRDPSMKEYSMICMEPSTSGAGAAARPPTPPQTPSTPEALEGISRQVEQVDKRLSQNTPEYKALFKEIFSRLQKTKSDVNSSKSRKTNK